Genomic DNA from bacterium:
CGGAATCGCGCCGCCGCCGAAATTCCAGGAATAGGTGAATGGCGGGGTTCCCGCCACGGACGCGCTGAAAACAACAACCTCGTTTGCGTCACCTTCAAGCGGCGATACCCCGAGCACCGTTGGAGGCTCCGGCGCCGTCGAAATGACGACGCTGGGCGCGCCCGACGCGCCGGACGAATCACGCGGAACAACCCTAATGTATGAAAGTGCGCCCTCCGGCAGCGTGACGTTAAAAATCAGCCTGCCTGCGCCAGAAGCCGAACTCCTGAAAACGCTTCCGATTGTGGTAAAAGGTCCGCCGGGCGACGAGCTTGTTTGAATCGCGTAGTCGAAACATTCCACCAAAAAGTTGATTGCGATCGGAGTGATGTCACTGACGCCGATTTCGCCATTTCCGTCGCCGTCGATAACGGGATCCTGCGAGTCGTTCCAGCTTATCGTCTCAACGTGCCCGAAATGAAGAGCGATCGGCGTGATGTCCGCAACCCCAACTTCGCCGTTTTGGTCGTAGTCTCCGGTATTCCTGTAGCTCCAGGTCAGGTTGAAGGTTCCGTCTCCGTTGTCCACGATCGCCAAATCGTTTACCGTATTCGTGGGGCCGACAGGCGCCGCTGACACGAATTTGCCGGTTCCGCGCGCCTTAAGCTGCCTTGCCAGTTCGTCCTTGAGGGTTTCGAAAAGTATGCCGTCAACTCCTTGTGGCGCTTGTAGCTCTCTGATAGAAGCTTCAAGATCCGAAATTATGCCGGAATCGCCGGAATGGGCTGAAAAGGGCTGCAAGCCGGATGTGGAATTGTCGGCCTTGGAACAGCCGACCAACAACATCGCCAAACTCAACATCGAAAACAAAAATACAAGGCCGCGCATAAAAGCCCCCAATAAAAATGTGGTTTTGTCCGCCAAGGAGGACACGATAATTGATACCATGATTTAGGGCGTCCCTGCTTATTTTCCGGTGAATTGGTTTTCCATCGAAAAATCTGGTTCCCCGCAAGCCCGATTGAATCGTCCATTCCGGGCCGCCGACTGCAGCCATGCAGTATAATTCGGGCTTCGGAGGTATCACCGTGAAACTCACCGTCAAATCCAGCGAGGCCGTACGCGAGGCTTGCGATTTTTTGGTTCTCTTCGAAGGCGCCAAGCGCAATGACGCATTGGGCAGGGCCGCAGCGGACGCACTCAAGGCCGCGGGGCGCAAGCCGAATCAGAGCTTGTTTGTTTGGCCCGCGCCGACCGGGTCGCCGCACAAACTTCTGGTTATTGCAAGACCTGAAAAATACCAGATGTTTCCATCCCCGATGAAAGCAGGATGCATCTGCGGCGATATCGCCAAGTTGGCAAAAGAGCGCGGGGCGCGGCGGATTTGCATTGACTTGGCGTCTTCTCCGGAAAGCGAGGAATTTAGAGATTATGCCGATGGCCTTCTTACCGCGGGATACGAATTTCAGAATTACCGTGAAACGCCTTCCAGGTTTTTCGAAAAGCTGCACATATCTCTCGCTGTCGACGGCAAGAAACTCGCCGCCCGAAAGTCCGAGCTTTCCCGCATCATCGCCATCTCCGAGGGTGTTGCTCTCGCAAGGGAACTTGTCAACCAACCGCCGAATGTGGTGAATCCCATTTACCTTGCCGAAAAGCTTTACGAAGAAGCCAAGGAAATAGGCGTGAAGTGCAAAGTTTATGACGAAAAGAGCCTTGCGTCGGAAGGTTGGGCGGGCCATATCGCGGTCGGCAAAGGCAGCGCCACCCCCCCAAGAATGGCGGTCGCCGAAATGGGCGGCGGCAACCGCAAGGGCGACGGCGCTAAAAAATTGGCATTTGTTGGTAAGGGATTGACATTCGATACCGGCGGCATTTCAATTAAACCATGGGACGGCATGTGGTCGATGAAGGGCGACATGGCCGGAGCCGCGGCCGTAATTGGAGCGTTTCGCGCGCTGGCCAAGCTTGGCCAAGCCGGGCCGATCAGCTTTCTTGTCTGTTGTGCCGAAAATATGCCCGGCGGCAGAGCGTATCGGCCAAGCGATATCGTCAAGTACAAGAACGGCAAGTGCGTGGAGATTATCTCGACCGATGCGGAAGGGCGGATGGTCCTTGCCGACGGTCTGATACACGCGGGCGAGCTCGGAGCGACACATATCGTCGACATCGCCACGCTTACCGGAGCCTGCGTTGTGGCGCTTGGCAACGATTACACCGGTTTGATTGGGAATGATGATTCATTCACCGCCGCGGTCAAGGCCGCAGCCGGCCGTTCGGGAGAACTAGTTTGGGAATTGCCGCTTCCGGCTTGGTACAAGGAGCTTCTAAAGAGCGAATACTGCGATTTCAAGAATGCCGGAGGTAGGTACGGCGGAGCCATTACGGCGGGCGTTTTCCTTTCGGAGTTCGTGGAGAAAGGGCGCAAATGGTGTCATCTGGACATCGCACCGACGTTTATGGTGGAGACGCCGAAGCGGCAGTTTTTGCAAGCAGGCGGAACCGGCGTCGCGGTCAGAACCTTGGTGGAACTAGCGTCAACATTCGGTGATGAATAAGTTGGCGTTTTGAACAAACCGTTGACTTACGTTGTATTCATCGTTTTGAGTAGCTCCGAGCAATGGGTCAATGTTGCCCCTGAAATCGCGCGATTCGCAGCAAGCCTGCATTACTGCCCTGCCACCGGCATAGGACGCCGATCCATAGGCAATTTTACGACGTCGGTTAAGGGCTTGATGCCTTCGCTTTTCGAATTTCTGATCGAGAGAAGGGATCGCTCGATCGCTGCAATAGCCTTCGTCAAAGACTTGAAAACCGCCGAAACAATAGTTGAGTGCGTAAATAGCGTTGTAGGCAACTTGTCGCTGCCTGGCAATGGAGTGGCCTGTATATTTGCAGGCGAAAAGCTATGATCTGATCCTTTGCTCCCTTGAATCGGCCAGCCGAATGCACGTGCCCGAAATCCGAGAATTGCTTGCAGCGTTGCAAAACGAGGCGCGAGCTTCGGGCCGTATCGCGTTCTCTGGCTTTTTGAGTCGCGTCGAATGGACAGAACTTGCAAATCATGCGCGCGCCGCGGATTCCCGCATATTTTTTTTCGGCGGATATCCGGAAGCCGAAAAGCGTATGGCTGCGCTTCCTGCAAACTCCGGAATTGCGGTTGATTTCGGACAATTCCCCATCGTGCCGCTGCTTCTGGATCCGTTGGAAGGGCCCATACAAATGAAAAAGCTGCGCAAGGATATAACGGCTCTTCTTGCTGGTTTTGACCCGAGACTTGCAGGGGACTTGATGTTGGCGGGAGATTCGGCCGCGCTATTCACAACGATTCAGTCATCATCGGATATTCTTCAATCCATCGCTGCGAACTTCGAAGGGAAGCTGAAATGCGTGCTCGGGACAACCTGCTGTTTATCGGAATACAGACCTGAATTGGAAACTATATCCGTTGCAGGCAACAGGCTTGACGCATTGATTGCGGCCGCGTTCCGGCTCAACAGGGAAGATGCAAAACTGGCAATCCAACACGGATACGTCTCAATGGATTTATCCTTGATTGCCAAGCCCTCAAAAGGCTTTACGGCGGGTAATACCGTTAGTCTTAGAGATTGCGGAAAGATAAAAATTGTGAACATCGGAAATGCAAGATCCGGCAGACTTCGTGTCCTTGTGGAACGATATCCATAAACGCTGATACGATTGACAATCTGCGCATTGCGTATTATTAATGTTTCCGAATCCGGCGGAGAATCGCCCGCTCGAATTCAAAAAGAACGGGCAAGGACTCAACCGGCGATATGGCTTGTAAGGAGCATTAGGAATGACGCAGCGCTACATCGGACGCGTAAAGTGGTTCAACGCGACAAAGGGGTTCGGGTTTATCGAGCATCCCGGAAACCAGGATGTTTTCGTGCACTTTACAGAGATAGTCGGCAACGGTTATCGCGAGCTTACAGAAGGCGAGGAAGTCGAGTTTTCACTGAAGGACACGCCGCGCGGAAGCCAAGCTGTCCAGGTTGTACGGCTTGGCCGACGCTAAACTTCCACAAAAACTGCGTAATTTTGGGATTCCGCGCTTCCTTTAAATAAGGTATTATCCTTGCTCGTTTTCAAGAAGGAAGTGCAAAGCTATATGGAATTCGAGCCCAATGATCGGCAGACGCCGAAGCCGAGCGGCGATTCGCGTGATGCGAGCGCGTCGGGACGCCTTTGGTGGACAGCGCTTTTCGTTTTTTTCGCGGTCGAGGCCATTTTTGTCGCGGCGCTTGTCCAAAGCGGTGACTGGCCATCCTCAAGGCGAGGCTCCTTCATCGGTACCCGCCAGCCCGGCATAGAAGATTTCACTTCCGACGATATTGCGGCTTACCTGACCGCGGAATGGAAATCCGGAGATACTACACTCAAGTTTCACCCCGGCAGCAGTACGGCTCAAAATCCAGAAGAGTTTTTCAAGGCGCTGAAGTCTGATTTTGAAACTATCAAAGACATTTTCGATGCCGAAAACGCAACACTGCCCGGGGAAATATTGATATTCGGGGATGAACTTGATGAAGTGCTGTCAATGCATCAAATAAACGGAGGATGGATTGACGGCTCGCGGCTTTTCGCGCCGGAGGGCCGCTCCGCTGTTAGGCCGCTTTTGCGGCTTGTATCGAACGATACGCTTGAAGATAGAGTTCCGGGGTTTTTTGCCTCCCTTTCAGATTTCGTTGGCGGTTATCTGGATTTTTACAACGCGCATCCGTACGAAGATTTTTTCCAACAGACCGATTCCGAATGGCAACAGGATGCACTTCTTGCAATCCCCGCCGCGCGCGTCGTTTTGGACGACCAGAGGCTTTCGCCCTATTTCATTTCGCTTCCAGAGCGCGGCGAATCCTTGTTCGCAAACACGGATGCCGCTTCAAAAATACTCATCAAGGGATTTTATAGATACTTGCTTGATACCTACGAATGGAAAGGGTTTGCCTCGCTGCTTGGCATCGGTTCCACAAAAGGCGACGCGTTTGAACAAGCGTTCGGCAAACCACTCAAAGATTTGCTTAATGAATTCCAAGTAAAACTCGACACAATTTCAAAAGATCCAAAGTCAGATTCAGAAGCGCCGTTCCTATTCGCGCAGGCCAAGCTTCGGGCGCTTGAGGCCGGCGCCTTGGCGGTTACGTCTCGTACCCAAGTTTACTCCGATGTGGAATCGTTATTGAGTCAGGAAGTAAAGCGATTCAGGCTTCCCACCCGCGATTTGGCGCGCAGGAATTCCGCGCTCGGCAGGTTGTATGCGGCGCGCTTTTTGTCTTATCCCGACCCGTCTACCAACGAAGCGAAGGATTGGATGAAAAAAGCGGTCGGCATTCTCGGCTCCCGTTCGTCAAACGAGGACGCTGCTGAAGCGATTAGGAATAAGTGGACATCGGGGCTGATAAACGAATACGCTGGAAATTACGAAGAAGCTGATGTTTACTTTTCGCAGTTGATCGGCCGGCCGGATCTCGCGCTGCATTTTTTGCCGCGCTACGCTGATATACTGATCGCCAGACGCAATTTTCAGCGCGCAGCTGACGTTCTTTCGCTATACCTTGACATCCATCCGAACAATTTGCGTGCTCGATTCCAACGCATGTCATGCCTTGCAAAGACTCGCGACCTGGAGGGCGCTTCAAGCGACGCTGCGCTGATCCTCGATCACCCTGCCGTGCTGGAAGGACTGCACGTGGAATGGAAAAAAGTGGCGGAGCATATTAAGGCCGAGTTCGAGACCAATCCCGACGCGGCGAAAGTAGAATGGAAGCCCGCCCAGAAGCCCAAGCCGGAAGAGCCTGTAAATAAGCCCGCGCGCGGCTCCAGGGAACGCAAGCCGTCCGGCAGTTCACGATAGCGGTCAATTGCCGCGCTTAAGCCGTTTCCGGCTTTGCTTCAGTCGTTTCGGCATACGCAGCGCCCTCTGCCACCAGCCTTCGCTTGATTACGGCAACCTTCGATGCGGTTTCGCCGGGATTCACCGGAACGCATTGCGGCCCCTGGCAAAGGAAAACGCCTACCGGCACTGTGGTCGTATATCCAAGTTCTGCGATCCGGGCATCGTCCTCGCCGGCGTTCAATATCTCGATGGACCTGTACGGGAAGAGTGACGCGAAAACCTCCTTGACCGCCGCATTTGCTTCACCCGCAGGCGCGTTTGCGAACAACAGGTGGAAATCCAGAGGCTCCGTGGCCACCTCCTTCGCGGCAATCGCTAGAATCGCGGACGACTGCGAGGTGCCCGCCTTGGGTATCTCCATACCGGAAAAGACGGATATGAAATCATGCGCCAGCTTGGCGTGCTCGCCTCCCGAATCTTCTTTTCCGGTGATTTTGGTCAGATGCTTCAAAAGCAGCTCGTTTCTTGCTGCGATCGAGATTTCGTCGGCGGGCCAGGCCGCGATCGACAAAAGACCCGGGCTTCCCGCTGCAACATCCACCAATCCAGCGTCGCGCAAAGTGAATTTGTCCTTCACGGAGGCCATTACCTCTTTCACCGCTTCCAGGTACTCGTTTTTGCCCGTTGCCTGATAAATCGTCAGCAAGCCGCGACCCGCCCACACCTGATCGCTCAAATATCTCGGCTCCGGGATTGGATCTTCCGCGAATCTGGCGAAAAGACCATCTTTCCTCATGTTCGCGACGAGGTTGTTGGCCACGCTGGTTGCGATGTCAAGCCAGCCCTGCCCGTCATCTACGGCAAAATGCCCCCAGACCAGAGCTTCGACCGCTTTCCAGTTGTACTCCGAAATAATCGTCGGGTCGACGTCGGGAACCGCAATTCCCTTTCTCGCTTCCGCATCGCCCTTGAAATATTCTGCATCGGCAATTTGCGAATTGGAGAACGCGACAATCTTT
This window encodes:
- a CDS encoding leucyl aminopeptidase; the encoded protein is MKLTVKSSEAVREACDFLVLFEGAKRNDALGRAAADALKAAGRKPNQSLFVWPAPTGSPHKLLVIARPEKYQMFPSPMKAGCICGDIAKLAKERGARRICIDLASSPESEEFRDYADGLLTAGYEFQNYRETPSRFFEKLHISLAVDGKKLAARKSELSRIIAISEGVALARELVNQPPNVVNPIYLAEKLYEEAKEIGVKCKVYDEKSLASEGWAGHIAVGKGSATPPRMAVAEMGGGNRKGDGAKKLAFVGKGLTFDTGGISIKPWDGMWSMKGDMAGAAAVIGAFRALAKLGQAGPISFLVCCAENMPGGRAYRPSDIVKYKNGKCVEIISTDAEGRMVLADGLIHAGELGATHIVDIATLTGACVVALGNDYTGLIGNDDSFTAAVKAAAGRSGELVWELPLPAWYKELLKSEYCDFKNAGGRYGGAITAGVFLSEFVEKGRKWCHLDIAPTFMVETPKRQFLQAGGTGVAVRTLVELASTFGDE
- a CDS encoding cold shock domain-containing protein; translation: MTQRYIGRVKWFNATKGFGFIEHPGNQDVFVHFTEIVGNGYRELTEGEEVEFSLKDTPRGSQAVQVVRLGRR
- a CDS encoding tetratricopeptide repeat protein yields the protein MLVFKKEVQSYMEFEPNDRQTPKPSGDSRDASASGRLWWTALFVFFAVEAIFVAALVQSGDWPSSRRGSFIGTRQPGIEDFTSDDIAAYLTAEWKSGDTTLKFHPGSSTAQNPEEFFKALKSDFETIKDIFDAENATLPGEILIFGDELDEVLSMHQINGGWIDGSRLFAPEGRSAVRPLLRLVSNDTLEDRVPGFFASLSDFVGGYLDFYNAHPYEDFFQQTDSEWQQDALLAIPAARVVLDDQRLSPYFISLPERGESLFANTDAASKILIKGFYRYLLDTYEWKGFASLLGIGSTKGDAFEQAFGKPLKDLLNEFQVKLDTISKDPKSDSEAPFLFAQAKLRALEAGALAVTSRTQVYSDVESLLSQEVKRFRLPTRDLARRNSALGRLYAARFLSYPDPSTNEAKDWMKKAVGILGSRSSNEDAAEAIRNKWTSGLINEYAGNYEEADVYFSQLIGRPDLALHFLPRYADILIARRNFQRAADVLSLYLDIHPNNLRARFQRMSCLAKTRDLEGASSDAALILDHPAVLEGLHVEWKKVAEHIKAEFETNPDAAKVEWKPAQKPKPEEPVNKPARGSRERKPSGSSR